Sequence from the Burkholderia cepacia genome:
TTTACAATGCGCGAACTTCGCCGTTTCCAGGCTTTCCGCTTTTACACAAGAGGGTTCCATGATCATCAAACCGCGCGTGCGTGGCTTCATCTGCGTGACGACACATCCGGTCGGCTGTGAAGCCAACGTCAAGGAACAGATCGACTACGTGACTTCGCACGGCCCGATCGCCAACGGCCCGAAAAAGGTGCTCGTGATCGGCGCGTCGACCGGCTACGGCCTCGCCGCCCGGATCTCGGCCGCCTTCGGCGCGGGCGCGGACACGCTCGGCGTGTTCTTCGAGCGCGCCGGCAGCGAAACGAAGCCGGGCACGGCCGGCTGGTACAACAGCGCCGCGTTCGAGAAATTCGCCGCCGAAAAAGGGGTCTATGCGCGCAGCATCAACGGCGACGCATTCTCCGACAAGGTCAAGCAGGTCACGATCGACACCATCAAGCAGGATCTCGGCAAGGTCGATCTCGTCGTCTACAGCCTCGCGGCGCCGCGCCGCACGCATCCGAAGACGGGCGAAACCATCAGCTCGACGCTCAAGCCGATCGGCAAGACGGTCACGTTCCGCGGCCTCGACACCGACAAGGAAGTGATCCGCGACGTCACGCTGGAACCGGCGACGCAGGAAGAGATCGACGGCACCGTCGCCGTGATGGGCGGCGAGGACTGGCAGATGTGGATCGACGCGCTCGATGAAGCCGGCGTGCTGGCCGACGGCGCGAAGACGACCGCGTTCACGTATCTCGGCGAGCAGATCACGCACGACATCTACTGGAACGGCTCGATCGGCGAAGCGAAGAAGGATCTCGACAAGAAGGTGCTGTCGATTCGCGACAAGCTGGCCGCGCACGGCGGCGATGCGCGCGTGTCGGTGCTGAAGGCCGTCGTCACGCAGGCGAGCTCGGCGATCCCGATGATGCCGCTGTACCTGTCGCTGCTGTTCAGGACGATGAAGGAAACCGGCACGCACGAAGGCTGCATCGAGCAGGTGTACGGGCTCTTCAAGGACAGCCTGTACGGCGCGACGCCGCATGTCGACGAAGAAGGCCGCCTGCGCGCGGACTACAAGGAGCTCGAT
This genomic interval carries:
- the fabV gene encoding enoyl-ACP reductase FabV yields the protein MIIKPRVRGFICVTTHPVGCEANVKEQIDYVTSHGPIANGPKKVLVIGASTGYGLAARISAAFGAGADTLGVFFERAGSETKPGTAGWYNSAAFEKFAAEKGVYARSINGDAFSDKVKQVTIDTIKQDLGKVDLVVYSLAAPRRTHPKTGETISSTLKPIGKTVTFRGLDTDKEVIRDVTLEPATQEEIDGTVAVMGGEDWQMWIDALDEAGVLADGAKTTAFTYLGEQITHDIYWNGSIGEAKKDLDKKVLSIRDKLAAHGGDARVSVLKAVVTQASSAIPMMPLYLSLLFRTMKETGTHEGCIEQVYGLFKDSLYGATPHVDEEGRLRADYKELDPQVQAKVVAQWNHVTNDNLYELTDFAGYKTEFLRLFGFEIAGVDYDADVNPDVKIPGIIEVSA